The following are from one region of the Canis lupus baileyi chromosome 25, mCanLup2.hap1, whole genome shotgun sequence genome:
- the OR5BS1 gene encoding olfactory receptor 5BS1, with translation MEVGNITTVTFVLLGLSNNPQIQALLFVLFLGIYLLTILGNLAMLLVTRADSHLHTPMYFFLSHLSFLDAFYSSIIVPKLLENLLSKWKTVSSVECFTQISLVIFSGATETCLLSVMAYDRFQAVCHPLLYVVAMNKKLCTGLVVASWAIGVGTSLVNSILLAQQHFCGPNLVRSFACELPPVLLLTCSDPYVIVASNLTTMAVLGLGTFVLLLGSYTRIIKTALGINSATGRRKIFSTCSSHLLVITNFYGSGVIRYMTPASGSALEQVLSMQYSVVTPLLNPLIYSLKNQEVKTALRRVLARKLRLTL, from the exons ATGGAAGTTGGCAACATAACCACGGTCACATTTGTCCTCCTAGGACTATCCAACAATCCTCAGATCCAGGCTCTGCTCTTTGTGCTCTTCCTGGGGATTTACCTCCTGACCATTCTGGGGAACCTGGCGATGCTGCTGGTCACCAGGGCTGATTCTCACCTCCACacacccatgtacttcttcctgagTCACCTCTCCTTCTTGGATGCTTTCTATTCCTCAATCATTGTGCCTAAATTGCTAGAGAACCTCCTTTCCAAGTGGAAGACTGTTTCCTCTGTTGAATGTTTCACCCAGATCTCCTTGGTCATATTTTCTGGGGCCACTGAAACTTGCCTCCTTTCAGTCATGGCCTATGACCGGTTCCAGGCTGTGTGCCACCCACTGTTGTATGTGGTGGCTATGAACAAGAAGCTATGTACTGGCCTGGTGGTAGCATCCTGGGCCATAGGAGTAGGGACTAGCCTGGTTAACAGCATCCTTCTGGCTCAGCAGCACTTCTGTGGGCCCAATCTTGTCCGTAGTTTTGCCTGTGAGCTTCCCCCAGTGCTCCTGCTGACCTGTTCTGACCCCTATGTTATTGTTGCCTCCAACCTGACCACCATGGCAGTCCTGGGCCTTGGTACCTTTGTCCTATTGCTGGGCTCCTACACTCGTATCATCAAAACAGCCCTAGGAATCAACTCTGCCACTGGTCGGAGAAAGATCTTTTCCACCTGCTCTTCTCATCTTCTTGTGATCACCAACTTTTATGGTTCAGGAGTTATCAG GTACATGACCCCAGCATCTGGCTCAGCCCTGGAACAAGTACTCTCCATGCAGTACAGTGTGGTGACCCCACTGCTAAACCCTCTCATCTACAGTCTGAAGAACCAGGAAGTGAAGACAGCTCTCAGGAGGGTGCTGGCCAGGAAGCTCAGGCTTACCTTGTAA
- the LOC140616938 gene encoding olfactory receptor 8S1-like codes for MAWRNHSTITEFILLGLSDDPYIEALLFVFFLGIYLLTVMGNLMMLLVIRADSRLHTPMYFFLSNLSFLDLCFSSVTVPKLLKDLLSEKRTISVEGCLTQVFFVFITAGTEAFLLSVMAYDRYAAICHPLLYGQVMSTQFCVKLVLISWGLACLNSVVIVFLAINLDFCEAQTIHHYICELPSLFPLSCSDISINVDILICSILLHGLGTFLPIFFSYARIVSTILSISSTSGRSKTFSTCSSHLIAVTLFFGSGLIRYLMPTSGSSLDLLSSLQYSAVTPLLNPLIYSLKNKEVKAAVRRTLGKYLHS; via the coding sequence ATGGCCTGGAGGAACCACAGCACCATCACGGAGTTCATTCTCCTTGGGCTGTCCGACGACCCCTACATCGAAGCTCTGCTCTTTGTGTTCTTCCTGGGGATCTACCTCCTGACTGTGATGGGGAACCTGATGATGCTGCTGGTGATCAGGGCTGATTCCCGCCTCCACactcccatgtacttcttcctgagTAACCTGTCCTTCCTAgacctctgcttctcttctgtcaCTGTGCCCAAGCTCCTGAAGGACCTTCTGTCTGAGAAGAGAACCATCTCAGTGGAGGGCTGCCTCACCCAGGTGTTCTTTGTGTTTATCACTGCAGGGACCGAAGCCTTTCTGCTCTCagtgatggcctatgaccgctatgctGCCATCTGCCACCCACTGCTCTATGGCCAGGTGATGAGCACCCAGTTCTGTGTGAAGCTCGTGTTGATCTCATGGGGTCTGGCCTGTCTGAATTCGGTTGTGATTGTGTTCTTGGCTATTAACCTGGACTTCTGTGAGGCCCAAACTATACATCATTACATCTGTGAGctgccctccctcttccctctctcttgctcagaTATTTCTATCAATGTTGACATCTTGATCTGCTCCATCTTACTGCATGGGCTTGGGACCTTCCTCCCAATCTTCTTCTCCTATGCCCGTATTGTCTCCACCATCCTGAGCATCAGCTCTACCTCAGGCAGAAGCAAGACCTTCTCCACCTGCTCTTCCCACCTCATTGCAGTGACTCtgttctttggctcaggtttgatTCGCTACCTTATGCCTACCTCCGGTTCCTCCCTGGATTTGCTCTCCTCCTTGCAGTACAGTGCAGTCACACCCTTGCTGAATCCCCTCATCTACAGCCTAAAGAATAAAGAGGTGAAGGCAGCTGTGAGAAGGACACTAGGAAAATACCTACACTCTTAG